A window of the Coprobacter fastidiosus genome harbors these coding sequences:
- a CDS encoding glycoside hydrolase family 10 protein, whose translation MKSRFYFITLAILLFAFPLKSQQSPKREFRGAWIQTVHQSQYQNMDKATMQTYLTAMLDGLQQMGINAVIFQVRPQADAFYQSSLEPWSRFFTGTQGIAPTPVWDPMQYLIEACHERNMEFHAWLNPYRVKSNLNEQLAPGHIYHKHPEWFVTYGNQLYFDPGLPESRKFICQVVDDIVSRYDIDAIHMDDYFYPYPIAGKEFPDQKSFARYGNGLSLSDWRRNNVNFLIQELHQTISQRKPWVRFGISPFGIYRNKKNDTNGSDTNGLQNYDDLYADVLMWTRNGWVDYMMPQLYWEIGHKAACYETLIYWWNRHSNGRHLYIGQDVKRTMNAADVNPKYSQLNHKIQLSRYLDNISGNCFWPAHPLLENYGNVGNALKYDHFAFPAIIPAYTFIDDKCPAEVKSLKARWIPQGYVLEWKRKNTKDEMQKQVYFCIYRFAEGEPIDLSNGKNLVTTTRETGYLLPYQKGTEKYTYVITAVDRMHNESKKGKKVTVKL comes from the coding sequence ATGAAATCTCGGTTCTACTTTATCACATTAGCAATTTTACTATTTGCTTTTCCATTAAAAAGCCAACAGTCTCCCAAACGGGAATTCCGGGGTGCATGGATACAAACTGTTCATCAGTCTCAATACCAAAACATGGATAAAGCTACCATGCAGACATATCTTACAGCAATGCTTGACGGCTTGCAACAAATGGGTATAAATGCCGTCATTTTTCAAGTAAGACCTCAAGCAGACGCGTTTTATCAATCATCGTTAGAGCCATGGAGTCGTTTTTTTACCGGGACACAAGGCATAGCACCGACTCCGGTATGGGATCCGATGCAATATCTCATCGAAGCTTGTCATGAACGGAATATGGAATTTCACGCATGGCTCAATCCGTATCGCGTAAAAAGTAATCTAAACGAACAATTAGCGCCCGGACACATTTATCATAAACACCCCGAATGGTTCGTAACTTATGGTAATCAGCTTTATTTCGATCCGGGATTGCCCGAATCCCGTAAATTTATCTGTCAAGTAGTAGATGATATCGTATCTCGTTATGATATAGATGCAATACACATGGATGATTACTTCTACCCCTATCCCATTGCAGGAAAAGAATTTCCCGACCAAAAGAGTTTCGCTCGATACGGAAACGGACTGAGCCTATCTGATTGGCGTCGGAATAACGTAAATTTTTTGATTCAAGAACTTCATCAGACCATTTCGCAACGGAAACCTTGGGTCCGGTTCGGAATCAGTCCGTTCGGAATATATCGAAATAAAAAAAATGACACGAACGGTAGCGATACGAACGGTTTACAAAATTATGACGACTTGTATGCGGATGTACTGATGTGGACTCGTAACGGATGGGTCGATTATATGATGCCTCAATTATACTGGGAAATAGGACATAAAGCAGCTTGTTACGAAACCCTTATTTATTGGTGGAATCGTCATAGTAACGGACGGCATCTCTATATCGGACAAGACGTAAAACGAACGATGAACGCAGCGGACGTAAATCCGAAATATTCGCAACTAAATCATAAAATACAATTGAGCCGTTATCTGGACAACATCTCCGGTAATTGTTTCTGGCCGGCGCATCCTCTGTTAGAAAATTACGGAAATGTAGGCAACGCCCTGAAATACGACCACTTCGCTTTTCCCGCAATAATACCGGCATACACATTTATCGATGATAAATGTCCGGCAGAAGTGAAAAGCTTGAAAGCCCGTTGGATACCGCAAGGCTATGTCTTGGAATGGAAACGTAAAAACACAAAAGATGAAATGCAGAAGCAGGTTTATTTCTGTATCTACCGATTCGCTGAAGGTGAACCTATTGATTTGTCGAACGGAAAAAATCTTGTTACGACAACACGAGAAACCGGATATTTACTACCCTATCAAAAAGGAACAGAAAAATATACTTACGTTATAACCGCAGTAGACAGAATGCACAATGAAAGTAAAAAGGGCAAAAAAGTAACCGTAAAATTATAA
- a CDS encoding DUF1972 domain-containing protein: MKNVAIVGTQGVPARYGGFETLVENIIGKNCPLEVQYTVFCSSKDFKKEERLLSYKGAFLKYVPLHANGFQSTPYDIWSLLKVMRGYDVIVILGVSGCIFLPVFRLFCRKRLVINIDGLEHRRAKWGRFARWFLRFSEAMAVRFADVIVADNKGIQDYVLDVYGKDSALIAYGGDHVKRSVGEERQRAILDLYGLKRKEYSFTVCRIEPENNCHITLEAFAKSGDVLVFIGNWDKSAYGQELKRKYSGVGNIQLIDPVYDLDVLYVLRNNCRFYIHGHSAGGTNPSLVEAMFFNCPILAYDVIYNRETTENKAFYFRDAEQLIALLRNDNASLLEKSAKDMSEIANRRYLWEVVSRQYLEQFDLVSVKAD; encoded by the coding sequence ATGAAAAATGTTGCAATCGTGGGCACTCAGGGTGTTCCCGCGAGATATGGCGGTTTTGAGACTTTGGTAGAGAACATCATTGGGAAAAATTGTCCTCTTGAAGTGCAATATACGGTATTTTGCAGTAGTAAAGACTTTAAAAAAGAAGAGCGTTTATTGTCTTATAAAGGTGCTTTTTTGAAATATGTCCCGTTACATGCGAATGGTTTCCAGAGTACTCCGTACGATATTTGGTCTTTGTTGAAAGTGATGCGGGGATATGACGTGATTGTCATATTAGGTGTATCGGGGTGTATATTTTTACCGGTATTTCGCTTGTTTTGCCGAAAACGCTTGGTTATAAATATTGACGGATTAGAGCACCGACGGGCGAAATGGGGAAGATTTGCCCGTTGGTTTTTGAGATTTTCCGAGGCTATGGCTGTTCGTTTTGCGGATGTGATCGTTGCGGATAATAAAGGTATTCAAGATTATGTTCTTGATGTCTACGGAAAAGATTCTGCATTGATCGCTTACGGAGGGGATCATGTGAAACGGTCGGTCGGAGAGGAGAGACAACGTGCGATATTGGACCTTTATGGGTTGAAAAGAAAAGAGTATTCGTTCACGGTGTGCCGTATCGAGCCGGAAAACAATTGCCATATTACTTTGGAAGCTTTTGCGAAAAGCGGTGATGTGTTGGTTTTTATCGGTAACTGGGATAAGAGTGCATACGGGCAAGAACTGAAACGAAAATATAGCGGGGTCGGGAATATTCAATTGATCGATCCGGTCTATGATCTTGATGTTTTGTATGTATTGAGGAATAATTGCCGCTTTTATATTCATGGACATAGTGCCGGAGGTACAAATCCTTCATTAGTGGAGGCTATGTTTTTTAATTGTCCGATTTTGGCTTATGATGTCATATATAATCGAGAAACGACCGAAAATAAAGCTTTTTATTTTCGGGATGCAGAGCAACTGATTGCTCTTTTAAGAAACGACAATGCTTCATTGTTAGAGAAGTCTGCAAAAGATATGTCTGAAATTGCAAATCGCCGTTATCTGTGGGAAGTGGTATCGAGGCAATATCTGGAACAGTTTGATCTTGTATCGGTTAAGGCCGACTGA
- a CDS encoding glycosyltransferase family 4 protein, with amino-acid sequence MKHIICFHLFNDYSGSPKVLKMVLQGILDKGYEVDLITSKGGVLDELTGHANLKRMSYGYHFSANPVVTMFRYLGVQLYTFLIAFRYLFQKQTVFYINTLLPVGPALAGRMMGKKVIYHYHENAFVKGAFYKILATLMQKLAHKIICVSQYQRSFLGRKRGVCVIPNALPKEFTNRLHPDTEAAFGRQTVLMLSSLKEYKGTREFIELANRLPQYKFVLVINDVQENIDSFLYKYNIFCSQNLIIYPRQNNVVPFYNEASIVINLTDKKLAVETFGLTALEAMSAGLPVIVPTEGGIAEMVTDGENGYKIDVQDLNKIVEYIHLLLSDQELYNKLSNNASAYSRNFNIDKMTESILSLFD; translated from the coding sequence ATGAAACACATTATCTGTTTCCACCTTTTCAATGATTATAGCGGCAGCCCTAAAGTGCTGAAGATGGTATTACAGGGAATACTGGATAAAGGGTATGAAGTAGATCTGATAACCTCAAAGGGGGGAGTTTTGGATGAACTTACCGGACATGCAAATTTGAAAAGAATGTCGTATGGTTATCATTTTTCTGCTAATCCGGTAGTAACTATGTTTCGGTATTTGGGTGTTCAGTTATATACTTTTCTTATAGCTTTTCGTTATTTATTTCAAAAACAGACCGTATTTTATATTAACACATTGCTTCCGGTAGGTCCTGCATTGGCAGGGCGCATGATGGGGAAAAAAGTGATATACCATTATCATGAAAACGCTTTCGTCAAGGGGGCTTTTTATAAGATTTTGGCAACTCTGATGCAAAAGCTGGCACATAAAATTATTTGTGTGTCGCAATATCAAAGATCATTTTTGGGTAGAAAAAGAGGGGTATGTGTTATTCCGAATGCTTTGCCTAAGGAGTTTACAAACCGATTGCATCCGGATACGGAAGCTGCATTCGGACGACAAACTGTCTTAATGCTTTCATCATTAAAAGAATATAAAGGTACACGGGAATTTATCGAATTGGCTAACAGGTTGCCACAATATAAATTTGTATTAGTTATTAATGATGTCCAAGAAAATATTGATTCTTTTTTGTATAAATATAATATTTTTTGTTCCCAAAATTTAATTATATATCCACGTCAAAATAATGTAGTTCCATTTTATAATGAGGCTTCGATAGTAATTAATTTGACTGATAAAAAATTGGCTGTCGAGACATTTGGTTTGACTGCATTAGAGGCCATGAGTGCCGGACTTCCCGTGATTGTACCGACAGAAGGCGGAATTGCCGAAATGGTAACGGATGGAGAGAATGGGTATAAAATAGATGTGCAGGATTTGAATAAAATTGTCGAATATATTCATCTGCTTTTATCCGATCAAGAGTTATATAATAAACTGTCGAATAATGCTTCTGCCTATTCTCGAAATTTCAATATCGATAAAATGACCGAATCTATTTTATCATTATTCGACTAA
- a CDS encoding glycosyltransferase family 4 protein has protein sequence MKDILILAYQISPTKGSEYSVAWNYVTRMSKYNRLTVIYGVSGEHLGDCGEMKEYLKRNYFPNVKFICVSPNQKTNILNWCNRHNFFNYTFYWAYRSWQKQVYDEVKNLMENKHFDLIHFVGPIGYREPGYLWKLGIPYLWGPIGGSNKTNVILQKHTSLLAQFKFRLRNVMNEIQLRKNKRLKLALENTDLLLTATTENQKKIERILHKKSSYLPENAIAADISLNVEKFNTDKYHFVIIGSLIERKAVHILLESLIFVKHKDLLIIDIIGDGPTRSLLEEFSRKQNIDYIIRWHGHLSRIEAIKIFNSAHFHVITSLSEGNPTTIWEAMSHGVPTMSFDHCGMHDTICERCGVKIPIRSYEQCVSDLAKNIDYLLEHPEKFEQLAYGVLECAKKYTWDDRELFLQKCYDQAIENFKNRIV, from the coding sequence ATGAAAGATATATTGATTTTGGCATATCAAATTTCACCTACTAAAGGTTCAGAATATTCTGTAGCTTGGAATTATGTAACACGTATGTCGAAGTATAATAGGTTGACAGTTATATATGGAGTGTCAGGCGAACATCTTGGGGATTGTGGTGAAATGAAAGAATATCTGAAAAGGAATTATTTCCCTAACGTAAAATTCATATGTGTAAGTCCGAATCAAAAAACCAATATACTGAATTGGTGTAATCGTCATAACTTCTTTAACTATACATTTTATTGGGCTTATCGATCTTGGCAAAAGCAAGTATATGATGAAGTTAAAAACTTAATGGAAAATAAGCATTTTGATTTGATACATTTTGTCGGACCGATTGGATATCGAGAACCCGGATATTTATGGAAACTTGGAATACCTTATTTGTGGGGGCCAATTGGAGGAAGTAATAAAACGAATGTCATTTTGCAGAAACATACCTCTTTATTGGCACAGTTTAAATTTAGATTAAGAAATGTAATGAATGAAATACAACTCAGGAAGAATAAAAGATTAAAGTTAGCTTTAGAAAATACAGACTTATTGTTGACAGCTACGACAGAAAACCAAAAAAAAATTGAGAGGATATTACATAAGAAAAGTTCTTATTTGCCAGAGAATGCAATTGCAGCAGATATTTCTTTAAATGTTGAGAAATTTAATACCGACAAATACCATTTTGTGATAATAGGGAGCTTAATTGAACGAAAAGCCGTACATATTCTATTAGAGTCTCTTATTTTTGTTAAACATAAAGATTTACTGATTATTGATATTATCGGGGATGGTCCTACGAGATCTTTATTAGAGGAATTTTCAAGAAAACAAAATATAGACTACATAATTAGATGGCATGGTCATTTATCAAGAATAGAGGCCATAAAAATATTCAATTCTGCTCATTTTCATGTAATAACTAGTTTAAGTGAAGGAAATCCGACTACTATTTGGGAAGCTATGAGTCATGGCGTCCCGACCATGAGTTTTGATCATTGTGGTATGCATGATACAATTTGTGAGCGTTGCGGTGTAAAAATACCAATTCGTTCTTATGAGCAGTGTGTTTCTGATTTAGCGAAAAATATCGATTATTTATTGGAACATCCGGAAAAATTCGAACAATTAGCGTATGGAGTTTTAGAATGTGCAAAAAAATATACTTGGGACGATAGAGAACTCTTTTTACAGAAATGTTATGATCAAGCGATAGAAAATTTTAAGAATAGAATCGTATGA
- a CDS encoding glycosyltransferase family 4 protein, giving the protein MEIAFILSYPRIVPTDGVVSQANTWKKGLEKLSHAVTLINMWEENNWKQFDIILFFGFNEYMQDIIKWLYPINPHIVVAPILDPNYSLIALKCYSRWGCNKLRLNNSYHALRSCKEKVKLFLVRSRYEKLYLSQGFGISASKCRIIPLSYNVNPESFGNEREPFCLHISLLCDARKNVKRLIDASVKYNFKLVLGGILRNEQEKKLLDSWIRDKPNVTYMGYISYDTMLDLYKRAKVFALPSIYEGVGIVALDAAVMGCDIVITRLGGPKEYYNNMAVEVDPYSIDEIGLAVSQLMQGQTFQPDLRKYILENYSLKNISEQLEMAFSIVL; this is encoded by the coding sequence ATGGAAATAGCATTTATCTTATCATATCCGAGAATTGTTCCGACAGATGGCGTTGTAAGCCAAGCTAATACATGGAAAAAAGGGCTTGAAAAATTAAGTCATGCAGTGACGCTTATAAATATGTGGGAAGAAAATAATTGGAAACAGTTCGATATAATATTATTTTTCGGATTTAATGAGTATATGCAAGATATAATCAAATGGCTGTATCCCATAAATCCTCATATTGTAGTAGCCCCCATACTTGATCCCAATTATAGCTTAATTGCTTTGAAGTGTTATTCCCGTTGGGGATGTAATAAATTACGACTAAATAATTCCTATCATGCATTGCGTAGTTGTAAAGAGAAAGTAAAACTGTTTCTTGTGCGTTCCCGATATGAAAAATTATATCTTTCACAGGGTTTTGGTATTTCTGCTTCTAAATGCCGGATAATACCATTATCTTATAATGTTAATCCTGAATCATTTGGGAATGAGCGAGAACCTTTTTGTTTACATATTAGTCTGTTATGTGATGCTCGAAAAAATGTAAAGAGGCTAATTGATGCATCTGTAAAGTATAATTTTAAGTTGGTATTAGGAGGAATTTTACGGAACGAACAAGAGAAAAAGCTGCTTGATAGCTGGATAAGAGATAAACCTAATGTCACTTACATGGGATATATTTCTTACGATACGATGTTAGATCTGTATAAGCGTGCTAAAGTATTTGCACTTCCCAGCATTTATGAAGGAGTAGGTATTGTTGCACTTGATGCTGCGGTAATGGGATGCGATATTGTCATTACTCGATTAGGAGGTCCCAAAGAGTATTATAATAATATGGCAGTAGAAGTAGATCCATATAGCATAGATGAAATTGGATTAGCAGTTTCCCAATTGATGCAAGGACAAACTTTTCAACCTGATTTAAGAAAATATATTTTAGAAAATTATTCTCTTAAAAATATTTCCGAACAATTGGAAATGGCCTTTTCTATTGTATTATAA
- a CDS encoding acyltransferase yields the protein MKLRTLLALVPSLFFCLKYLPFRQAIKIPIIIYDPHYYCMRGKVIIDSPVITFGMIRLGIFITNQYPNSGIRWHNQGTIVFKGRAAIGANSAITVLRENSYLEFGDNFGNAASLRLNCDYRIIFCKNVRIGWDVSVMDSAMHRIKDLDGNFLGKGYEEVIIEENVWIASQCLILQGTRVPAYSIVAARSLLNKYYDIPTYSLLAGIPARLIKTGVYRDINDDKILI from the coding sequence ATGAAACTAAGAACATTATTGGCACTTGTGCCGTCTTTATTTTTTTGTCTGAAATATCTGCCTTTTAGGCAAGCAATAAAAATCCCCATCATTATATACGATCCCCATTATTATTGTATGAGAGGAAAAGTTATTATAGACTCTCCGGTTATAACATTCGGGATGATACGGTTGGGAATTTTCATAACCAATCAGTATCCCAACAGTGGAATTCGATGGCATAACCAAGGGACAATAGTTTTTAAGGGGAGAGCTGCCATAGGTGCTAACTCTGCAATTACGGTTTTGCGTGAGAACAGTTATCTTGAGTTTGGGGACAACTTTGGAAATGCTGCATCCTTACGTTTAAACTGTGATTATAGAATTATATTTTGTAAAAATGTCAGAATTGGGTGGGATGTTTCGGTTATGGACAGCGCAATGCATCGGATTAAGGATTTAGACGGGAATTTTTTAGGAAAAGGTTATGAAGAAGTGATTATAGAAGAAAATGTCTGGATTGCTTCACAGTGTTTAATTTTACAAGGGACGAGAGTACCTGCCTACTCGATTGTAGCGGCTCGTAGTTTATTAAACAAGTATTATGACATCCCGACTTATAGTTTGTTAGCGGGAATTCCTGCAAGGTTGATAAAGACCGGTGTATATAGAGATATAAATGATGACAAAATATTAATATAA
- a CDS encoding glycosyltransferase family 2 protein, with product MDVSIILVNYNTTRLLLQAIDSIYEKSAGFTFEVIVVDNNSSENPEKEIREKYGDQITLISLSENIGFGKANNEGIKIAKGRYIFLLNTDTYLINNAIYILMQYMDTHLDVGSCGGNLYNAQLQHTYSYHKIPYGIRSYEISELTLGFSRRFVKYPFYNTSENAIEVGNISGADMMLRKSVLDTVGTFDPDFFMYCEESELSWRIRKAGYKNINVPQAKIVHLEGKSSKIVEHRKLMELDGRKKYYIKTRGILYFKIANILLLCGVTLRCILYTLNNNRKLKKEYKKFGGLIYKAYYK from the coding sequence ATGGATGTATCTATCATTTTAGTGAATTATAATACTACCCGATTATTGTTACAAGCTATTGATTCTATATATGAAAAAAGTGCGGGATTTACATTTGAGGTAATTGTCGTAGATAATAACTCTTCTGAAAATCCGGAGAAAGAAATTCGAGAAAAATATGGGGATCAAATTACGCTCATTTCGTTATCTGAAAATATAGGATTTGGGAAAGCAAATAATGAAGGTATAAAAATCGCAAAAGGACGATATATTTTTTTACTAAATACCGATACGTATTTAATAAATAATGCCATTTATATACTTATGCAGTATATGGATACTCATCTTGATGTTGGATCTTGTGGAGGAAATTTATATAATGCGCAATTACAGCATACATATTCTTATCATAAAATTCCTTACGGAATAAGATCATATGAAATTTCCGAATTGACATTGGGATTTAGCAGAAGATTTGTAAAATATCCGTTTTATAACACATCTGAAAATGCGATAGAAGTAGGGAATATTTCCGGTGCTGATATGATGCTTAGAAAATCGGTCTTAGATACAGTGGGTACTTTTGATCCTGATTTCTTTATGTATTGTGAAGAGAGTGAATTATCATGGAGAATTAGAAAAGCTGGTTATAAAAACATCAATGTACCTCAAGCTAAGATTGTTCATTTGGAAGGAAAGAGTTCCAAAATTGTAGAACATCGCAAATTGATGGAACTTGACGGACGGAAGAAATATTATATAAAGACCCGTGGTATATTATATTTTAAAATTGCCAACATATTATTATTATGTGGTGTAACACTCAGATGTATACTATATACATTGAATAATAACAGGAAATTAAAAAAAGAATATAAAAAATTTGGGGGATTAATATATAAGGCATATTATAAATGA
- a CDS encoding Coenzyme F420 hydrogenase/dehydrogenase, beta subunit C-terminal domain translates to METICEYEKCTGCFACQNVCPHKCIKLVSDKFGELHPQINQDLCIDCGLCIKKCPVRTEPQWEVPIGCYAVWNKNEKDRRLSASGGVATCFSQYMIKNKNGIVYGVKWDKQLRPVFDKVTSISDVEDLKGSKYVQAYVNFKYKEVDVDLQSGKNVLFIGTPCQIAGLKSFLGKDYDNLLTCDLLCHGVPSPDYLSGEIKRILGRKIGLATNCRFRGNDKYNYNFSLWNNGKVLYNKRAFLSYYFTAFLTSITLRESCYSCRYASERRISDITLGDFIGLGKLYPFTGNAHNASVVVLNTSKGEYFFSEFRNSMQNLYIEKREYEEAVQGGESFRKPVKRNIKRDKFLVLYEKYGWEKAITKVLWKYIFRNTLMAELKKLLHKKSF, encoded by the coding sequence ATGGAAACTATTTGCGAGTATGAGAAATGTACAGGTTGTTTTGCATGTCAGAATGTTTGTCCACATAAATGTATAAAACTTGTTTCTGATAAGTTCGGTGAATTACACCCACAAATAAATCAAGATCTTTGTATAGATTGCGGACTGTGTATAAAAAAATGTCCTGTCAGGACAGAACCTCAATGGGAAGTTCCCATAGGTTGTTATGCTGTTTGGAATAAAAATGAAAAAGATCGACGATTAAGTGCTTCAGGTGGTGTTGCTACTTGTTTTTCACAATATATGATAAAAAATAAAAATGGAATCGTATATGGTGTTAAATGGGATAAACAATTACGCCCTGTTTTTGATAAAGTGACTTCAATCTCTGATGTAGAAGATCTGAAAGGGTCTAAATATGTACAAGCATACGTTAATTTCAAATATAAAGAAGTTGATGTTGATTTACAATCTGGGAAAAATGTTTTATTTATTGGAACTCCTTGTCAGATAGCCGGATTAAAAAGCTTTTTAGGAAAAGATTATGATAATTTACTTACTTGTGATCTATTATGTCATGGAGTACCTTCTCCCGATTATTTGTCTGGAGAAATAAAACGTATATTGGGAAGAAAAATAGGACTTGCAACAAATTGTCGTTTTAGAGGGAATGATAAATACAATTACAATTTTTCATTATGGAATAATGGAAAAGTTTTGTATAACAAAAGAGCTTTTTTATCGTATTATTTTACAGCTTTCTTGACATCCATAACTCTTAGAGAGAGCTGTTATTCCTGCAGATATGCTTCAGAACGACGTATATCAGATATAACTTTGGGTGATTTTATAGGATTAGGGAAGTTATACCCTTTTACCGGAAATGCCCATAACGCATCTGTTGTTGTGTTGAATACATCTAAGGGTGAATATTTTTTTTCAGAATTTAGAAATTCTATGCAAAATCTTTATATAGAAAAAAGAGAGTATGAAGAAGCTGTACAAGGTGGAGAAAGTTTTAGAAAGCCTGTAAAGAGAAATATAAAAAGAGATAAATTCCTTGTGTTATATGAAAAATATGGTTGGGAAAAGGCTATTACAAAAGTTTTATGGAAATATATTTTTCGGAATACGTTAATGGCGGAATTAAAAAAATTACTACATAAAAAATCATTTTAA
- a CDS encoding polysaccharide pyruvyl transferase family protein, producing the protein MKRIGLVTWFGGSNYGTSLQAFALNYVILKLGAECFLMKKCLTWRNVARLILIRIKRNKLQNIQNGLHPQKERKIKQFKKLHFKSFPQRIGIIGRALFKRDVSTLDCVVAGSDQIWNPYYTEPYFLLQDINILKYSYASSIGVEEFPTNKIKLYQNTLSKYEKISSREETAINILEKLSGKKVFKVLDPTFLLSANEWNSFAEEKTLENFNTNSPYILCYFIAENSSYLKNLKRIQERAKIHRIVILPMKPSHFIIDGEIIEDAGLQDFIYLINHANLICTDSFHASAISINLNKNFVTFLRFKSNDKSSQNSRIENLLFHYCLHDRLYIDEKDLNKDFITPIDYKRTNLILQKDREDSFAYLRDIVNN; encoded by the coding sequence ATGAAAAGAATAGGTTTAGTTACTTGGTTTGGAGGAAGTAATTATGGAACATCATTACAGGCATTTGCATTAAATTATGTAATTCTAAAGCTTGGGGCAGAATGCTTTTTGATGAAGAAATGTTTGACATGGCGTAATGTCGCAAGACTAATTTTGATTCGCATAAAAAGAAATAAATTACAAAATATACAGAATGGATTACATCCCCAAAAAGAACGGAAAATAAAACAATTTAAAAAACTTCATTTTAAAAGTTTTCCACAAAGAATAGGGATTATAGGAAGGGCACTTTTTAAAAGAGATGTTTCAACTCTTGATTGTGTCGTTGCCGGAAGTGATCAAATTTGGAATCCTTATTATACAGAGCCCTATTTTTTATTACAAGATATTAATATTTTAAAGTATTCTTATGCCTCAAGTATAGGTGTTGAGGAATTTCCTACAAATAAGATTAAATTATATCAGAATACTTTGTCAAAATACGAAAAAATATCTTCTCGAGAAGAGACAGCTATTAATATTCTTGAAAAATTGTCAGGTAAAAAAGTTTTTAAAGTTCTAGATCCTACATTTTTATTATCTGCTAATGAATGGAATTCTTTTGCTGAGGAAAAAACGTTAGAAAATTTTAATACAAATTCTCCATACATATTATGCTATTTCATAGCAGAAAATTCATCATATCTAAAGAATTTAAAACGAATACAAGAACGTGCAAAAATTCATCGTATTGTTATATTACCAATGAAACCTAGTCATTTTATAATAGATGGAGAGATTATTGAAGATGCAGGTTTACAGGATTTTATCTATCTTATAAATCATGCAAATTTAATTTGTACCGACTCTTTTCATGCTTCAGCCATTAGTATAAACCTAAATAAGAATTTTGTTACGTTTTTACGCTTTAAAAGCAATGATAAATCTTCTCAAAATTCAAGAATTGAGAATCTTCTTTTTCATTATTGTTTACATGATAGACTGTATATAGATGAGAAAGATCTAAATAAAGACTTTATAACGCCAATAGATTATAAAAGAACAAACTTAATATTGCAAAAAGATCGGGAAGATTCGTTTGCGTATTTAAGAGATATTGTAAATAATTGA